One segment of Formicincola oecophyllae DNA contains the following:
- a CDS encoding MlaD family protein: MREGTGGGVASYLASAAVLVFTGAFVVYALTLRTGPGGPQTPYKAVFFSANGLDSGDNVILDGVVVGRVDSITLDRANDVANVDFTVNSGLKLPSDTAVTIAAPSPTADNALALLPGKAKTILKPGTTITDARPLLSLEQQISNFIFGGGKL; the protein is encoded by the coding sequence GTGCGTGAGGGAACAGGGGGAGGGGTGGCCTCTTATCTGGCCAGTGCGGCCGTGCTGGTTTTCACAGGGGCGTTCGTTGTGTACGCCCTGACGCTGCGCACAGGCCCTGGTGGCCCCCAGACCCCTTACAAGGCGGTGTTCTTCTCCGCCAATGGGCTCGACAGTGGCGACAACGTCATTTTGGATGGCGTTGTGGTGGGGCGTGTGGACAGCATTACCCTGGACAGGGCCAATGACGTTGCCAATGTCGACTTCACAGTCAACAGCGGCTTGAAGCTGCCCAGCGACACGGCAGTGACCATCGCCGCCCCTAGCCCAACGGCCGACAACGCCCTGGCATTGCTGCCTGGCAAAGCCAAAACAATCCTGAAGCCAGGCACCACCATCACAGACGCCAGGCCCCTTCTGTCGCTTGAACAGCAGATCAGCAATTTCATTTTTGGTGGCGGCAAGCTTTG
- a CDS encoding undecaprenyl-diphosphate phosphatase, which translates to MTYFQAIVIAIVQGITEPFPVSSLGHAVLLPALLHWNIDERGPLFLPFLTMLHAGTLLALARVFWGDWKAIFLGLLGRRGHEGEMASRRLCTLLVLATIPAVLLGGLFEHKLRALFGSPLLVAGFLTLNGVMLIGLEWLIRKTPLRPDQKLDALSPKDALIIGCWQCLALLPGLSRSGATMNGGLTCGLDNLNAARFSLLMAQPIILAATAKECWDLRHAHLGGPVLVQSFVGMVVAGVTAFACSKFLLKLFHRDDQERDREALAPFGFYCIAMGLFAAFMLWPR; encoded by the coding sequence ATGACCTATTTCCAGGCCATTGTGATTGCTATCGTTCAAGGCATCACAGAGCCTTTCCCCGTCAGCAGCCTGGGGCACGCCGTGCTTCTGCCAGCGTTGCTGCATTGGAATATTGATGAGCGCGGGCCGTTGTTCCTGCCTTTCCTGACTATGCTCCACGCTGGCACGCTGCTGGCGCTGGCGCGTGTTTTCTGGGGGGATTGGAAAGCGATCTTCCTGGGCCTGCTCGGCAGGCGTGGCCATGAGGGTGAAATGGCCAGCCGGCGGCTGTGCACCCTGCTTGTTCTAGCCACCATCCCCGCCGTTCTGCTGGGGGGGTTGTTTGAGCACAAGCTGCGCGCCCTGTTCGGCAGCCCCCTGCTGGTGGCTGGCTTCCTGACGTTGAATGGCGTGATGTTGATCGGCCTTGAATGGCTCATCCGTAAAACGCCCCTCAGGCCTGACCAGAAGCTGGACGCCCTCTCCCCAAAGGATGCACTGATCATTGGCTGCTGGCAGTGCCTGGCACTGCTGCCGGGCCTCTCACGCTCTGGCGCCACCATGAATGGCGGCCTGACATGCGGTCTCGACAACCTCAACGCCGCACGCTTTTCCCTGCTCATGGCGCAGCCTATCATCCTGGCGGCCACAGCCAAGGAATGCTGGGACTTGCGCCACGCCCATCTGGGTGGCCCTGTGCTGGTGCAATCCTTTGTGGGCATGGTAGTAGCGGGCGTCACGGCTTTTGCCTGCTCCAAATTCCTGCTCAAGCTGTTCCACCGCGATGACCAGGAACGCGACCGTGAAGCCCTGGCCCCCTTCGGTTTTTACTGCATTGCCATGGGGTTGTTTGCCGCCTTCATGCTTTGGCCCCGTTGA
- a CDS encoding APC family permease — translation MSPAPAPHTTPARAKDSRRKPLAQLHAEAQALDLKRTLTLRQLLLLGIGTVVGAGIYVMTGTAAANFAGPSVLLAFLVAALACVFTALCYGELAALFPVAGSTYSYAYVTMSERTAWWVGWLSLLEFAISCTAVAAGLSGYANALLGTFHLKLPGFLTHPTLMTVPGSGGQAMTAGWRFDLLGLGSIMVVTLVLMKGIHESSRLNDVIVLLKVGAILLFVGVGAFWVDMSNFHPFIPASKGDFQFGWGGVFRAASVLFFAYTGFEAVSTAAAEARNPTRDVPWAIVGTLFVCMLIFMAVAAVLIGVVPYQALNVPDPLAVATHAMNKPWLGLLVSGAATIGLFTGLFGLLYAQSRILMVMAQDGLLPPVFARLNKRFHTPLLGTLIIGVGVALLTAVLPIDVIGDLVSIGIALGYAQVCLNVIWCRNTMPERERPFKVPLGGVTIKGIWLGTVPVLGILFCLLMMVPLLANMLEALGKGNAIPFALTALYVGSGWALYHFYGRHHSTMHPDRRNVNFQEGEGAPSHGD, via the coding sequence ATGTCCCCTGCCCCCGCACCCCACACTACCCCTGCCAGGGCCAAAGACAGCCGCCGCAAGCCCCTGGCGCAGCTGCACGCTGAAGCGCAGGCCCTTGACCTTAAGCGCACGCTGACCCTCAGGCAGCTTCTGCTGCTGGGCATCGGCACTGTTGTGGGTGCTGGCATTTACGTGATGACAGGCACGGCGGCGGCCAATTTCGCTGGCCCAAGCGTGTTGCTGGCCTTCCTGGTGGCGGCGCTGGCCTGCGTGTTCACTGCGCTTTGCTATGGGGAGCTTGCAGCCCTCTTCCCAGTGGCAGGCAGCACTTACTCCTACGCCTACGTGACGATGAGCGAGCGCACAGCCTGGTGGGTTGGTTGGCTTTCACTGCTGGAATTCGCCATTTCCTGCACAGCTGTGGCAGCTGGCCTCTCTGGCTATGCCAATGCGCTTTTAGGCACGTTCCACCTAAAGCTTCCAGGCTTCCTTACCCACCCCACGCTCATGACAGTGCCAGGGTCTGGTGGGCAGGCCATGACGGCGGGCTGGCGTTTTGACCTGCTGGGGCTGGGCAGCATCATGGTGGTAACGCTGGTGTTGATGAAGGGCATCCATGAATCATCACGCTTGAATGACGTCATCGTCCTGCTGAAAGTGGGGGCCATCCTGCTGTTTGTGGGGGTGGGGGCCTTCTGGGTGGACATGAGCAATTTCCATCCCTTCATCCCAGCCTCCAAGGGGGACTTTCAGTTTGGCTGGGGGGGCGTTTTCCGGGCTGCCTCCGTCCTGTTCTTCGCCTACACGGGTTTTGAAGCCGTTTCCACCGCTGCAGCGGAGGCCCGCAACCCCACGCGTGACGTGCCCTGGGCCATTGTGGGGACACTTTTCGTCTGCATGCTGATTTTCATGGCTGTGGCCGCCGTTCTGATTGGCGTGGTGCCTTACCAGGCCTTGAACGTGCCAGACCCCTTGGCTGTGGCCACTCACGCTATGAACAAGCCCTGGTTGGGGCTGCTGGTTTCAGGCGCTGCCACCATAGGGCTTTTCACAGGGCTGTTCGGGCTGCTTTACGCTCAGTCACGCATTTTGATGGTCATGGCGCAGGACGGGCTGCTGCCCCCTGTGTTCGCGCGTTTGAACAAGCGCTTCCACACGCCTTTGCTTGGCACGCTGATTATTGGCGTTGGCGTGGCGTTGCTGACGGCAGTTCTGCCCATTGACGTCATCGGTGATTTAGTCTCCATCGGCATTGCGCTGGGTTATGCGCAAGTGTGCCTGAACGTCATTTGGTGCCGCAACACCATGCCTGAACGCGAACGCCCCTTTAAAGTGCCACTGGGTGGGGTCACCATCAAAGGGATTTGGCTAGGCACAGTGCCTGTGTTGGGGATTTTGTTTTGCTTGTTGATGATGGTGCCCCTGCTTGCCAACATGCTGGAGGCCCTGGGCAAGGGCAACGCCATCCCCTTTGCGCTCACAGCGCTCTATGTCGGCAGTGGGTGGGCGCTTTACCATTTTTATGGGCGCCACCATTCCACCATGCACCCAGACAGGCGCAACGTGAATTTCCAGGAAGGGGAGGGTGCGCCCAGCCATGGTGACTGA
- a CDS encoding DUF4167 domain-containing protein produces the protein MRTRHHRNNGPQSGRGGNGQAPMNRNHVFESNGPEVRLRGTAQQLQEKYAQMGRDMASAGDRIRSEACFQHAEHYARVLSAINHASQNAQAERAERQRGNQGGNQGQNGERTERQEREPNERRERRRRDEQRPDRAERGKRNRDEAQSTENQDLNQAAPAPEPTPAQPSQEKPTRRRSESKARTKAETPSEAEPATPPAEDEPDISWMRSGDGNPSDDEGPLLGG, from the coding sequence ATGAGAACCCGTCATCACCGCAACAACGGCCCTCAAAGCGGGCGTGGGGGCAACGGCCAGGCCCCGATGAACCGCAATCATGTGTTTGAAAGCAACGGTCCCGAAGTGCGCTTGCGCGGCACAGCCCAGCAGCTGCAGGAAAAATACGCCCAAATGGGGCGTGACATGGCCAGCGCTGGCGACCGCATCCGCTCAGAGGCCTGTTTCCAGCATGCGGAGCATTACGCGCGTGTCCTCAGTGCCATCAATCATGCCAGCCAAAACGCCCAGGCCGAACGCGCTGAACGCCAGCGCGGCAATCAAGGCGGCAATCAAGGCCAGAATGGTGAGCGCACTGAGCGCCAGGAGCGAGAGCCAAACGAGCGCCGCGAGCGCCGCCGCCGTGATGAACAGCGCCCTGATCGTGCTGAGCGCGGCAAGCGCAACCGGGATGAAGCCCAGAGCACAGAAAATCAGGACCTAAATCAGGCTGCCCCAGCGCCTGAGCCAACACCTGCCCAACCCAGCCAGGAGAAACCCACCCGCCGCCGTTCTGAAAGCAAAGCGCGCACCAAGGCTGAGACACCTTCTGAAGCAGAACCAGCAACACCACCAGCAGAGGATGAACCTGACATCAGTTGGATGCGCTCTGGTGATGGCAACCCTTCTGATGATGAAGGGCCGCTTCTGGGGGGTTGA
- the prmC gene encoding peptide chain release factor N(5)-glutamine methyltransferase, translated as MLGHATVRLKVSGIESPSQEARLILAWAAGCGPMGLLRLEGLEGPPLAHFISALGQRCSHVPWAYVTGQRDFWSLTLNVNRDTLIPRPDSETLIEALLAQVEECFGGAGGVRTILDLGTGSGCLLLAALRECPQAWGVGVDISARAARQAQANAARNGLAGRAAFMVGSWAEALGRGQGGFDVVLSNPPYIRQDEMPHLMAEVRDHEPWRALVAGQDGLQAYQELCTALPELMAPHGCAILELGQGQRDAVSALAAQQGLGVVACLRDLGGVERALVLRHAHADQPQTT; from the coding sequence TTGCTTGGCCATGCCACAGTGCGCCTGAAAGTGTCTGGCATTGAAAGCCCAAGCCAGGAGGCGCGCCTTATCCTGGCCTGGGCTGCTGGTTGCGGCCCCATGGGACTTCTGCGCCTTGAAGGGCTGGAAGGCCCCCCCTTAGCCCATTTCATCAGCGCCCTTGGGCAGCGCTGCAGCCATGTCCCTTGGGCTTACGTCACAGGGCAGCGTGATTTCTGGTCGCTGACGCTGAATGTAAACCGTGACACGCTGATCCCGCGCCCTGACAGCGAAACCTTGATTGAGGCCCTTCTAGCGCAGGTGGAAGAATGTTTTGGTGGGGCAGGGGGCGTGCGCACCATCCTGGACTTGGGAACTGGCAGTGGCTGCCTGCTTCTGGCTGCGTTGCGCGAATGCCCCCAGGCCTGGGGCGTTGGGGTGGATATTTCCGCGCGGGCCGCACGCCAAGCCCAGGCCAACGCTGCGCGCAATGGTTTGGCTGGGCGGGCTGCTTTCATGGTGGGGTCCTGGGCAGAGGCCTTGGGCAGGGGGCAGGGTGGCTTTGACGTGGTGTTGAGCAACCCACCTTACATCCGGCAGGATGAAATGCCCCATTTGATGGCAGAAGTGCGCGACCATGAGCCATGGCGCGCCTTGGTGGCGGGGCAGGATGGCTTGCAGGCTTACCAAGAGCTGTGTACTGCCTTACCAGAATTGATGGCGCCCCATGGTTGCGCCATCCTGGAACTTGGGCAGGGGCAGAGGGACGCTGTGAGCGCGCTGGCTGCCCAGCAGGGGCTGGGCGTGGTCGCATGTTTGCGTGACCTGGGCGGGGTGGAACGTGCCCTTGTGTTGCGCCACGCCCACGCAGACCAACCCCAGACCACCTGA
- the prfA gene encoding peptide chain release factor 1 translates to MGEEAFHLHLAPIIARFEELQAMMGAGETAGQDMAALAQDYAALEKPVAAIRAWQDALRQHGDAQALLHDPEMAPLARAEVQRLEGALPALEKAMKLALLPRDETDERSAILEVRPAAGGDEAALFAGELLELYRRYAESQGWRFEALSLTPSELGGLKEGVASITGKGVFAHLKHESGVHRVQRVPATESQGRIHTSTVTVAVLPEACEVDVAIDQRDLRIDVYRASGAGGQHVNKTESAVRITHLPTGVVVAMQEERSQHRNREKAMAILRARLFEKARSTAHEERASARRDQVGTGDRSERIRTYNFPQGRVTDHRINLTTHRLPHIMGGDMEEIITALTEHDQAQRLATLGL, encoded by the coding sequence ATGGGAGAGGAAGCTTTTCACCTTCATTTGGCGCCCATCATCGCCCGCTTTGAGGAACTGCAGGCCATGATGGGCGCTGGGGAGACGGCAGGGCAGGACATGGCCGCTTTGGCGCAGGATTATGCTGCGCTTGAAAAGCCCGTTGCGGCCATCCGTGCTTGGCAGGACGCTTTGCGCCAACATGGGGACGCGCAGGCCCTTCTGCATGATCCGGAGATGGCCCCCCTGGCGCGTGCTGAAGTGCAACGGCTTGAAGGGGCCTTGCCTGCCCTTGAGAAGGCCATGAAGCTGGCCCTGCTGCCCCGCGATGAAACCGATGAGCGCAGCGCCATCCTGGAGGTCCGCCCTGCCGCTGGCGGTGATGAGGCCGCCTTGTTTGCTGGGGAGCTGCTGGAGCTTTACAGGCGCTACGCGGAAAGCCAGGGCTGGCGCTTTGAGGCCCTCTCCCTCACCCCTAGTGAACTTGGTGGCCTTAAGGAAGGGGTGGCCAGCATCACAGGCAAAGGGGTGTTTGCGCATCTCAAGCATGAATCAGGCGTCCACAGGGTACAGCGCGTGCCAGCCACGGAAAGCCAGGGCCGCATCCACACCTCCACTGTGACGGTTGCTGTGCTGCCTGAAGCCTGTGAGGTTGACGTGGCCATAGACCAGCGCGACCTGCGCATAGACGTCTACAGGGCCTCTGGCGCGGGCGGGCAGCATGTCAACAAAACGGAGAGCGCCGTACGCATCACCCACCTGCCAACAGGTGTGGTGGTGGCCATGCAGGAGGAGCGCAGCCAGCACCGCAACCGCGAAAAGGCCATGGCCATCCTGCGCGCACGCTTGTTTGAGAAAGCCCGCAGCACCGCCCATGAGGAACGTGCCAGCGCCCGCCGCGACCAGGTGGGCACAGGCGACCGTTCAGAGCGCATCCGCACTTACAACTTCCCCCAAGGCAGGGTGACGGACCACCGCATCAACCTTACCACGCACCGCCTGCCCCACATCATGGGGGGGGATATGGAGGAGATCATCACAGCCCTGACAGAGCATGACCAGGCCCAGCGCCTGGCAACGCTGGGGCTTTGA
- the hisS gene encoding histidine--tRNA ligase: MAMRPPRGTHDLLGAEMARFRHVVETGRRVFARYGFTEWETPIFEETGVFARSLGESSDVVSKEMYSFEDRSGDSLTLRPEGTAGICRALVTNGLTQTLPQRVFYQGPMFRYERPQKGRYREFHQIGAEFLGADDSLRDAETIAMAADFLEALGLGDDVTLELNTLGNKASRQAWREALIAHFSRFENDLSADSRARLRVNPLRILDSKHEGDKALVADAPAFAGYLDDESKRFWDDVRQALSAFGVVWRDNPLIVRGLDYYSHTAFEFVTDKLGAQGTVLAGGRYEDLVAEMGGPAVPAIGWAAGVERLSALIEAPHQSTSPLAILPMGGATTAKAAELARQLRRAGHVVQIETRGNMKKRLERTLKAGAKLAVFVGEEELAQGQVQLRNLEDRTQQTLPEGALLQALESAKPRG; encoded by the coding sequence ATGGCCATGCGTCCCCCTAGAGGCACCCACGACCTTCTTGGGGCGGAGATGGCCCGCTTCCGCCATGTTGTGGAAACGGGGCGGCGCGTCTTTGCCCGTTACGGCTTCACTGAATGGGAAACCCCCATTTTTGAGGAGACAGGGGTTTTCGCCCGCTCCCTTGGGGAAAGTTCCGATGTCGTCTCCAAAGAAATGTACAGCTTTGAGGACCGCAGCGGTGATTCACTCACCCTGCGCCCTGAGGGCACAGCGGGTATCTGCCGCGCCTTGGTTACCAATGGCTTAACGCAAACGCTGCCCCAGCGCGTGTTCTACCAAGGACCCATGTTCCGCTATGAGCGTCCGCAAAAAGGCCGCTACAGGGAGTTCCACCAAATTGGCGCTGAGTTCCTGGGCGCTGACGATTCCCTGCGCGATGCTGAGACCATCGCCATGGCCGCAGACTTCCTCGAGGCCCTGGGGCTGGGGGATGACGTCACGCTGGAGCTCAACACGTTGGGCAACAAGGCTAGCCGCCAGGCCTGGCGGGAGGCGTTGATTGCGCATTTCTCCCGTTTTGAAAACGACCTCTCCGCTGACAGCCGCGCGCGCCTGCGCGTCAACCCCCTGCGCATTTTGGACAGCAAGCATGAGGGCGACAAAGCCCTGGTGGCGGACGCCCCAGCGTTTGCTGGTTACCTTGATGACGAATCCAAGCGGTTCTGGGATGATGTGCGCCAAGCTTTAAGCGCTTTTGGGGTGGTGTGGCGTGACAACCCGCTGATTGTGCGTGGCCTTGACTATTACAGCCACACCGCGTTCGAGTTCGTCACCGACAAGCTTGGCGCCCAGGGCACCGTCCTGGCTGGTGGCCGCTATGAGGACCTAGTGGCTGAAATGGGCGGTCCCGCCGTGCCGGCCATTGGCTGGGCTGCGGGGGTGGAGCGCCTTTCAGCCTTGATTGAGGCCCCCCACCAATCCACCAGCCCACTGGCCATCCTGCCCATGGGGGGCGCCACCACAGCCAAGGCCGCTGAATTGGCGCGCCAACTGCGCCGGGCTGGTCATGTTGTGCAGATTGAAACGCGCGGCAACATGAAAAAACGCCTTGAACGCACCCTCAAGGCGGGCGCTAAGCTTGCCGTGTTCGTGGGTGAGGAGGAGCTGGCCCAAGGCCAGGTGCAGCTGCGCAACCTGGAAGACCGCACTCAGCAAACCTTGCCAGAGGGCGCCTTGCTGCAGGCTTTGGAAAGCGCCAAGCCTAGGGGCTGA
- the ispG gene encoding flavodoxin-dependent (E)-4-hydroxy-3-methylbut-2-enyl-diphosphate synthase yields MNGLRPYQHIERRKSRQIHVGKVPVGGDAPISIQTMTNTLTTDVAGTVAQIKLAEAAGVDIVRVSTPDKESTAALRDIVKAVEVPIVADIHFQYKRAIEAAQNGAACLRINPGNIGSKEKVKEVIKAARDHGCAMRIGVNAGSLEKHLLEKYGEPTPEALVESALEHAQMLWDEDFYEFKISVKASDVFMAVAAYKELAKRCDQPLHIGITEAGSQRAGTVRSSIGLGQLLWSGIGDTMRVSLSTPPEEEVKVGWDILKTLGLRNRGVKIISCPSCARKGYNVVETVAALEERLSHITTPMTLSIIGCMVNGPGEALMTDLGVTGGPSGKHMVYRAGAKDHVTTTEEMVDHIVELVEKQVAKKQAEEASQKAAS; encoded by the coding sequence ATGAATGGTCTTCGCCCTTACCAGCACATTGAACGCCGCAAGTCGCGCCAGATCCATGTGGGCAAGGTTCCCGTGGGGGGGGATGCGCCCATTTCCATCCAGACCATGACCAACACCTTGACAACGGACGTGGCCGGCACCGTGGCGCAGATCAAACTTGCCGAGGCCGCCGGCGTGGACATCGTGCGCGTTTCCACGCCAGACAAGGAAAGCACCGCCGCCCTGCGCGACATCGTTAAGGCGGTGGAGGTGCCCATCGTTGCCGACATCCACTTCCAGTACAAGCGCGCCATTGAGGCCGCCCAGAACGGCGCGGCCTGCCTGCGCATTAACCCAGGCAACATCGGTAGCAAAGAAAAGGTCAAGGAGGTCATCAAGGCTGCGCGCGACCATGGCTGCGCCATGCGCATTGGCGTTAACGCCGGCAGCTTGGAGAAGCACCTGCTTGAGAAATATGGCGAACCCACGCCAGAGGCCCTGGTGGAAAGCGCCCTTGAGCACGCCCAAATGCTGTGGGACGAGGACTTCTACGAATTTAAAATCAGCGTGAAGGCCTCAGACGTGTTCATGGCCGTGGCCGCTTACAAGGAGCTGGCCAAGCGCTGCGACCAGCCGCTGCACATTGGCATCACGGAGGCCGGCTCCCAGCGCGCTGGCACAGTGCGTTCCTCCATCGGGCTGGGGCAGCTGCTTTGGAGTGGCATTGGCGACACCATGCGCGTCTCCCTCTCCACCCCACCTGAAGAGGAGGTGAAGGTGGGTTGGGACATCCTCAAAACACTGGGCTTGCGCAATCGCGGCGTGAAGATCATCTCTTGCCCCTCCTGCGCGCGCAAAGGCTACAATGTGGTGGAGACGGTTGCAGCCCTTGAGGAGCGCCTCTCCCACATCACCACCCCCATGACGTTGTCTATCATCGGCTGCATGGTCAATGGCCCTGGCGAAGCCTTGATGACGGATCTGGGCGTGACGGGCGGCCCCTCTGGCAAGCATATGGTCTACCGCGCCGGCGCCAAGGACCACGTGACCACAACGGAGGAGATGGTGGACCACATCGTGGAACTGGTTGAGAAGCAGGTTGCCAAAAAACAGGCTGAGGAGGCCAGCCAGAAAGCCGCTTCCTAA
- a CDS encoding helix-turn-helix domain-containing protein, whose amino-acid sequence MMNREQNTGQQAKAAGAEAPPQSVGAVLRHRRAELGLSLDEVSRHLHIRQSHLEALERNDFDALPGRPYVIGFMKAYAAFMGLDGPGLALEYCKNHQKDPTEKLYMPQVRDGDAGHVSWPALLLVGCAFLGLAYGGWYFFNPSPQVAQGVVSDTVAAANGPDDSALASAEGPVASPASPVAAHPVPAAASQANPSGLPPENGTAPLFPNAPTSASNNGSNGVSASDIQKAKATADRLAGDQSGAANQTGAMADTLGFSRHYDHFTLEAHGRSWVSVRDKTGHVRFAHVMHKGEHWVGPAEGAPYTIRAANGSQFTLKAGGADSTEPSTAPLTTGASKRRLILTAEAIENGTLQQALDEPATTSTAAAVDEATNTAATAAAVSAESHMLQKEKTKPTPAKKPAKHPPEQRKRAWHVEEPVHTKPTPATPTNLAPTDLAP is encoded by the coding sequence ATGATGAACCGAGAGCAGAATACGGGCCAGCAAGCCAAGGCGGCTGGCGCTGAAGCGCCACCCCAATCCGTGGGGGCCGTGCTGCGCCACAGGCGTGCTGAACTAGGCCTGAGCTTGGATGAGGTCTCCCGTCATTTGCACATCAGGCAAAGCCACCTGGAAGCACTTGAGCGCAACGATTTTGATGCTCTGCCAGGGCGCCCCTACGTGATTGGCTTCATGAAGGCTTATGCTGCTTTCATGGGGCTGGATGGACCTGGCCTGGCGCTTGAGTACTGCAAAAACCACCAGAAAGACCCCACTGAGAAACTCTACATGCCCCAGGTCCGGGATGGGGATGCTGGGCATGTTTCCTGGCCGGCCTTGCTGCTGGTTGGCTGCGCGTTCCTGGGACTTGCCTATGGTGGTTGGTATTTCTTCAACCCCTCCCCCCAGGTTGCCCAAGGTGTCGTCAGCGATACAGTGGCAGCTGCCAATGGCCCTGACGACAGCGCCCTGGCTTCAGCTGAAGGGCCTGTCGCCAGCCCAGCCAGCCCCGTTGCCGCGCACCCTGTCCCAGCGGCTGCCAGCCAGGCCAACCCTTCAGGCCTGCCGCCTGAGAACGGTACAGCGCCGCTGTTCCCCAATGCGCCCACCAGCGCTAGCAACAATGGCAGCAATGGCGTTTCCGCCAGCGACATCCAGAAGGCCAAAGCCACCGCGGACCGCCTGGCTGGCGACCAATCTGGGGCAGCCAACCAAACGGGGGCGATGGCAGACACCCTTGGCTTCAGCCGCCATTATGATCATTTCACGCTTGAGGCCCACGGGCGCAGCTGGGTCTCTGTCCGCGATAAAACCGGCCATGTGCGTTTTGCCCACGTCATGCACAAAGGGGAGCATTGGGTGGGGCCTGCTGAAGGCGCGCCCTACACCATCCGCGCTGCCAATGGCAGCCAGTTCACCCTCAAGGCAGGGGGGGCGGACAGCACGGAGCCTTCAACAGCGCCCCTGACTACGGGTGCAAGCAAGCGCCGCCTCATCCTAACGGCGGAGGCGATTGAGAACGGCACCCTCCAGCAAGCTTTGGATGAGCCAGCCACCACCTCCACGGCAGCCGCTGTGGATGAAGCTACCAACACCGCTGCCACCGCTGCAGCGGTGAGCGCTGAAAGTCACATGCTGCAAAAGGAGAAAACCAAACCCACCCCTGCTAAAAAACCAGCCAAGCACCCCCCAGAACAGCGCAAGCGCGCTTGGCATGTGGAGGAACCAGTCCACACCAAGCCAACGCCTGCCACCCCCACCAATCTGGCCCCGACTGACTTGGCCCCTTAA
- a CDS encoding NAD(P)H-dependent flavin oxidoreductase, producing MTSNLSPTTATPANTTLEKLESSPGFQKLQALTARGCAFLGTRYALLGGAMSWVSERNLVSAISNAGGFGVIACGAMAPERLREEIRATRALTDKPFGVNLITMHPDLDALIDVCAEEGIGHVVLAGGLPTGAMIGRVKKSGAKAIGFAPALPFAKRLVRQGIDAIVIEGSEAGGHVGPVSLNVLAQEILPEIKEVPVFVAGGLGRGEAILSYLERGAAGAQLGTLFAASEESIAHERFKKAFVRANARDAGVTTQLDERLPVIPVRGLGNEASRHFMRHQAQTLQRLEAGELALDAARLEIEHFWAGALRRAVIEGDVENGSVMAGQSVGMVKAVRPVAVIIQTLVAQAAAALEGRS from the coding sequence ATGACCTCCAACCTGTCGCCCACCACAGCCACCCCTGCAAATACCACCCTTGAAAAGCTGGAAAGCAGCCCAGGATTTCAGAAGCTGCAGGCGCTTACAGCCCGTGGCTGCGCCTTCCTAGGTACGCGCTATGCCTTGCTGGGCGGTGCGATGAGCTGGGTGAGCGAACGCAACTTAGTTTCGGCCATCTCCAACGCTGGCGGCTTTGGCGTCATCGCCTGTGGCGCCATGGCGCCAGAGCGCCTGCGCGAGGAAATCCGCGCCACCCGCGCCCTGACCGACAAGCCCTTTGGCGTCAACCTCATCACCATGCACCCTGATCTTGACGCGCTGATTGACGTTTGCGCTGAGGAGGGGATTGGTCATGTAGTGTTGGCTGGCGGCCTGCCGACTGGCGCCATGATTGGGCGCGTTAAAAAGAGCGGCGCCAAGGCCATTGGCTTCGCCCCTGCTCTACCCTTCGCCAAGCGCCTGGTGCGGCAGGGCATTGACGCCATCGTGATTGAAGGCTCAGAGGCAGGCGGTCATGTGGGGCCTGTTTCGCTCAACGTGCTGGCCCAGGAGATCCTGCCGGAAATCAAGGAAGTGCCCGTGTTCGTGGCTGGTGGGCTGGGGCGGGGGGAAGCCATCCTCTCCTATCTGGAGCGGGGGGCGGCTGGCGCGCAGCTGGGCACCCTTTTTGCCGCTTCAGAGGAAAGCATTGCCCATGAGCGGTTCAAGAAGGCCTTCGTGCGCGCCAATGCCCGTGACGCTGGCGTGACAACCCAGCTTGACGAACGTCTGCCCGTGATCCCCGTGCGGGGCCTCGGCAACGAAGCTAGCCGCCATTTCATGCGCCACCAGGCCCAAACCCTGCAGCGCCTGGAGGCGGGCGAGCTGGCGCTGGATGCTGCCCGGCTGGAGATTGAGCATTTCTGGGCTGGGGCACTCAGGCGCGCCGTGATTGAAGGCGATGTGGAGAATGGCTCCGTGATGGCTGGCCAGTCCGTGGGCATGGTCAAGGCCGTGCGCCCTGTAGCAGTTATCATCCAGACATTGGTGGCCCAGGCGGCTGCCGCCCTGGAGGGGCGCAGCTGA